In a single window of the Salvelinus alpinus chromosome 15, SLU_Salpinus.1, whole genome shotgun sequence genome:
- the cracr2aa gene encoding EF-hand calcium-binding domain-containing protein 4B → MAAFTSTPKVRSRSAPRHRDWDQSPAECDWKDCEAGGGERSTGHSTMLEKTQDFFQICDIEDKGFITHRDMQRLHGQLPLSAEELENVFDTLDSDGNGYLTLQEFSSGFSEFLFGRRISVTEGMGEASHIAKEANQGPPDSLYQTQWEERLMGSEDEEERHFCMLMESLGASNVFEDPGEVRSLWAQLRRDEPHLLSNFEEFLARVTFQIKEANQEKREMESALKRKAATHDDEIQRLYEEMEQQIKNEKDRILLQDSERFLSRSQDLEHQLSSKERELEQIFQKQRRLECQCRELHSEQHVTKVENVKLKQTNEDLAQELEHTSQELTLAQEQLGLLQEQSSRLHKEREREMYQVTEGLQRERASLLKQLDLLREMNKHLRDERDMSSYQKLRNTVENPAWNPRPGSNTLNPFDKKAFKCEEDVGLPHSKKKSPGGVNGYSLEDVVASKPPHRPLQRIISIEEDHLPQLLQDDFHAQLCEWSEEAEEDGEEEEHIELQINSIYPPSSLPTRKQQPADTRESETPTSPRGQPVGKETVVNEGAAPPPDRLFKIVLVGNSSVGKTSLLMRFCDDCFYPGTSATVGIDYSVKTITVDNSKVALQMWDTAGQERYRSITKQFFRKADGVVVMYDITDEQSFTAVRQWLTSVQEGAGEDIPIMLLGNKTDKESEREVQTRVGEKLAKDCQLIFYECSACSGQNVVDSLVHLARILKEQEDREKEKTVQLVNSSSHKKRSCC, encoded by the exons aTGGCAGCTTTCACCAGTACCCCCAAAGTGAGATCCAGGAGTGCTCCTCGGCACAGAGACTGGGACCAGAGCCCGGCCGAGTGTGACTGGAAGGACTGTGAGGCTGGAGGCGGTGAGAGATCTACAGGACACAGCACCATGCTGGAGAAGACCCAGGACTTCTTCCAGATCTGTGACATCGAGGACAAAGGCTTCATCACCCACCGGGACATGCAG AGGCTCCATGGACAGCTGCCCCTCAGTGCAGAGGAGCTGGAGAATGTCTTCGACACCCTGGATTCTGACGGCAACGGATACCTCACCCTGCAGGAGTTCTCCTCAGGGTTCA GTGAGTTCCTGTTTGGCCGAAGGATCTCTGTAACAGAAGGGATGGGAGAGGCTAGCCACATTGCCAAGGAAGCCAACCAGGGCCCCCCAGACTCCCTTTACCAGACCCAGTGGGAGGAGAGGCTGATGGGCAGCGAGGACGAGGAAGAAAGGCACTTCTGCATGCTCATGGAGAGCTTGGGCGCCAGCAATGTCTTTGAGGA CCCTGGTGAGGTGCGTAGTCTGTGGGCCCAGCTGAGAAGAGATGAGCCGCATCTCCTGTCCAACTTTGAGGAGTTCCTGGCCAGGGTCACCTTCCAGATCAAAGAGGCCAACCAGgagaagagggagatggagagcgcCCTTAAAAG AAAAGCAGCAACACATGACGACGAGATCCAGCGCTTATATGAAGAAATGGAGCAGCAAATCAAAAATGAGAAGGACAGGATCCTCCTGCAG gACTCTGAACGCTTCCTGTCTAGGAGCCAGGACTTAGAGCATCAGCTCTCCAGTAAGGAGCGGGAGCTGGAGCAGATCTTCCAGAAACAGAGGCGG ttggagtgtcagtgtcgGGAGCTGCACAGCGAGCAGCACGTGACCAAGGTGGAGAATGTGAAGCTGAAGCAGACCAATGAGGATCTGGCCCAAGAGCTGGAGCACACCAGTCAGGAGCTGACCCTGGCACAGGAGCAGCTGGGCCTCCTGCAGGAGCAGTCGTCACGCCTGcacaaggagagggagag GGAAATGTACCAGGTCACAGAGGGATtgcagagagagcgagcaagccTGCTGAAACAACTTGACCTGCTGAG GGAAATGAACAAACACTTACGAGATGAACGAGATATGTCCTCGTATCAA AAACTGAGGAATACTGTTGAAAATCCTGCTTGGAACCCGAGGCCTGGATCAAATACTCTGAATCCCTTTGACAAAAAGGCCTTTAAATG TGAGGAAGATGTAGGGCTCCCCCACTCTAAGAAGAAGAGCCCGGGGGGAGTGAATGGCTACAGCCTGGAGGATGTGGTAGCCTCCAAACCCCCCCACAGACCCCTACAGAGGATCATCTCCATAGAGGAGGACCACCTACCCCAGCTCTTGCAGGACGACTTCCATGCCCAGCTCTGTGAGTGGAGCGAGGAGGCAGAGGAAGACGGGGAGGAGGAAGAACACATAGAGCTGCAGATTAACTCAATATATCCTCCAAGTTCTCTTCCGACTAGGAAGCAGCAGCCAGCTGACACCAGAGAGTCAGAGACGCCTACATCCCCCAGGGGTCAGCCTGTCGGCAAGGAGACCGTAGTGAAC GAGGGTGCAGCGCCACCCCCGGACCGCCTGTTTAAGATCGTGCTGGTAGGGAACTCTAGTGTGGGGAAGACCTCACTCCTCATGAGGTTCTGTGACGACTGCTTCTACCCAGGCACCTCTGCCACCGTGG GCATAGACTACAGTGTGAAAACGATAACGGTGGACAACAGCAAGGTGGCGCTGCAGATGTGGGATACAGCAGGACAGGAGAG GTATCGCAGCATCACCAAGCAGTTCTTCCGCAAAGCTGACGGTGTTGTAGTCATGTATGACATCACTGATGAGCAGAGCTTCACTGCGGTGAGACAGTGGCTGACCAGTGTACAG GAGGGGGCCGGCGAGGATATTCCCATCATGCTGCTGGGAAACAAAACGGACAAGGAGAGCGAGCGGGAGGTTCAGACGAGAGTAGGCGAGAAATTGGCCAAG GACTGCCAGTTGATTTTCTATGAGTGCAGTGCTTGCTCTGGACAAAACGTTGTAGACTCTCTGGTACATTTGGCAAG AATTCTGAAAGagcaggaggacagagagaaagagaagacggTCCAACTGGTAAACAGCTCTTCACATAAGAAGAGGTCCTGCTGCTAG